ATTGTTGCCAAATTTGATCTTGCTTGAAACGTTTGATTCAGAAACCAAAGGCGTCAAGCAGTAGGAAAatcttccaccaattgatttgCTCAATTGCGTGACTATAGAAACTGCTCCCCCTCCAAGTCCAACGATTCCAGAAGCAGTTTCATTGAACGTGCCATCGTTTTGGTGCCCACAACCAAAAACAACTCCTTGGATCGAAATATTTTTTCCAGAACTCGACTTGAATGTAAACGTTTCTGCACCAAGACTACCAATACTGTAAGAATTGTCTCCATAAGACAACCTGTACTCGCAATTGTTTCCATCATCACAACTGGAAGTTCCGACAGCAGCACAGGATGCAGACTCGCATGATATTTCTCTGTAGGTTGATGTTCTGTGAGGATCGAAAAATGGGGCATCTTGCTTGTAGCATTGACTACAAGGCTTGCATTGTGTCCATGTCAGATCGCTGCCCGTGTCAGCAATTACTAGAACATCTACTGGCGGTGTTCCAATGGATACTTTCATTAGATATTCCCCATTCTTAGATGTGATGTAGGATTGGATTTGTGCTGATGAATCCAGTGCATGGTTGGAATCAGATTGAGAAGTTCGTTTCTTGAAATATGCAGCTCGAGAGAACGATCGGTGAAAGGCATTATTCAGTTGTTCGTAGTGTGACTTGGAGGGATCATGAAAGGGGGATATTTGAGTGTCACGATGGATTAAATCAACAGAGAAGCCACCAGTTTTTCCTTCAATGAGTGAAAATTCAGAGATAAGAATCAAGGTTACAAGGAATCTTAGCGTGGAAAAGACACAGAAAACAGAAATCTTTGCAGCCATGGTTTAGGAATTTTGAGAAGATTGATGCCTGGAGAAAATATGAATCTGATTGGTATTCTTTTCCTACCATCTTATAGTAACCTAAGGGTTCAACGGAAGAATATGGAAAGTCACAAGGAGATTTGTTTTGGAAGCAAAAATGGAGAAAGAAATACGGAATGTGGAAGATTTTTAATGGAGTATTCATGGAATGTTTCCTTATTATGTGTGAAAAAGAAACTTATAAGCAAATTTGAGATTTGAATACAGAATGTGAAAGAATTCAGAGGGGCGTGGATGGAACTTTGCTTATTTGTTTCTGATTGAAAAGGAATTACGCAAGGTTTTTTGAATGATCCTGGCAATATTTATTGCTTATGTGCACAATGAATGGGATTTGGTTTCTAGATACATTGATTTGCAACGTATTTTCAGGATCATGTGTTTTATTCGTCATCTCCTTCATTGGCTATCATTACTTGTACAAATGTACTAAACTgaagaaacaaacaaaaaaaagggaatgaaTTCTTTCTAAAGATATGAATTTGAATGAAGGAACGGACTGAGAAATGAACATTGAAAGGGTTTGTTTAATGAGTACCTAATGAAACTCGCCAAAAGGTCACTCGTTTTCTTGGAAGAAAGAAGTATTTGAcggtgttaaaaaaaaagagcataTGATGGAATTTAGTTGAGATGGGTGTAATTGAAGCCTAAGATTTAGATGTTTTTTAAACTAGTTAAAAAGCACACATGAGAAGCTTAGAGGGACCTTAAGGTGTTAgctttttccaaaaattgagATTAACTTGGAAAAAGTTCCATCTTGTGAATGCCAATCACCAACACTGGTTAAGAGGGGCAtcggatttttttttcatattccTACTGCTACTCCAGACCACTTTAGGGGCCACCCCGGCTAGAGAGGGAATGGTAAATAAGTGGGAGCCAAACTCACCTCTAACCTAGAGTATTGCAATTTTCCTATGCAGTTGGGATTTAATTAACTGACTAGATGACGCGTTCTCAATCCAAGTGCAAGTTTAATCCAAAATATACTCGTTTGATTGCAAGTATACATGTCAAATAGTAGTTTAGaatatatatcgggtcgatcccatgAGAAACAACTATTACAAATATTATGTCCTTTACTTGCTGTGAGGctccgaaattttacttgtctttatagctcttatttgaacttacttgccttaaattcttggttgcttttatggttgaatcatgatttttcttctaTTGTATTATTTAACTTGGTGCATGTTTAATTTGGTGCATGTTATGTTTCATAGTGCATTACACTAGTGTGACCGactagtgaggtgtgtgcaataaatttggtAGATTAGAATGAGTTTTGTGTACAAGGGATTATGTGACAAGAGGTGTTAAGAATTAATTATAGAAGCATTAGATATGTTAGTGATTGGAGACAAATAGAGAGACAAAAAATAGACAATACATCTTTCCTTGCCATTTGTCAACTAGCCTACCAAGTTTGATCAAAacccttgaccaagaccaagtTTTCTTCTTATCCAACTTGAGCTCTTATCATTCcactatttcttcttcttgttccttGGCCTTGGACGAATTTGGAGAGAAGAAAAGAGGGAGAAAGCCACAAAAAAATCCGGCcttgatttcttgcttgaatcattATAAATCCAACAAAAAATCCTAATCTACTCCGATCAATCTTGAGATTAACTTGGAGGGAagcttttggtgaagttttggaagaagaaaatgtgaggactcatgttttatttcttaatttagtttattttataattatttgccctagtgttatttaatttttctgcggcttgtttagcgagaaatagtgaatacacgtttttttttttgagacaaTATTCGATTCGAgaagtgcaataatcttggagaattaagaataattaatagtagactaagaaaagttaattgaggaattagaagTGAGTGAGTTCCAATTAAGCTTTTACCGTGCGCGCGTCGATAGTTTCTCGATAATCGTGTTAGTACaactaagtggagatttgagaaattaatattaAACTAGTAAGAGTGGgtaattacagtgttaaaggAAATACATTGGAGGATTTgtgcatgagtgtatcaaacTCGAGAGAAATTGGTGGTACGAAACCCTATTCCgacaactattcaaagttgactttttggCAAATCTTCCTAGCTACTTTTCTCTCCAATCTTCCAAGACAAGCCACAACACACAACTCTCTCATTTCTCTCTCTCCATTTTCGGCCAGCCCTCAAGGAAGAACaaagggaaggaaaaacttcatcttctagcttccatttcacccACAAATCctccaccaaatcactcacAACTTGGAGTACCACTCTAGCTAGGAGCAAGGAGCAATCTTGTGGATTTTCTTGGANNNNNNNNNNNNNNNNNNNNNNNNNNNNNNNNNNNNNNNNNNNNNNNNNNNNNNNNNNNNNNNNNNNNNNNNNNNNN
This portion of the Coffea eugenioides isolate CCC68of chromosome 11, Ceug_1.0, whole genome shotgun sequence genome encodes:
- the LOC113752020 gene encoding aspartic proteinase CDR1-like — its product is MAAKISVFCVFSTLRFLVTLILISEFSLIEGKTGGFSVDLIHRDTQISPFHDPSKSHYEQLNNAFHRSFSRAAYFKKRTSQSDSNHALDSSAQIQSYITSKNGEYLMKVSIGTPPVDVLVIADTGSDLTWTQCKPCSQCYKQDAPFFDPHRTSTYREISCESASCAAVGTSSCDDGNNCEYRLSYGDNSYSIGSLGAETFTFKSSSGKNISIQGVVFGCGHQNDGTFNETASGIVGLGGGAVSIVTQLSKSIGGRFSYCLTPLVSESNVSSKIKFGNNAVVLGSNVVSTPLIKKNPDTFYFINLEGISVADKQIAYKNSSSSKLDNTTDEGNIIIDSGTTLTFVPQQFYDDLQSTLKESINGKQVSDPNGLLGLCYQVEDNIKLPNLVVHFTGADVVLPPTSTFIQVSEGTICLTFVPSDDIAIFGNLSQMNFLIGYDLINQKLSFLPVDCTKY